One segment of Pseudomonas pohangensis DNA contains the following:
- a CDS encoding NAD-dependent epimerase/dehydratase family protein, whose amino-acid sequence MSDAPVLITGGAGFIGSHLADALLAQGIRVRVLDNFSTGKRTNLALDNPALELVEGDVANALQVSEAVAGCRAVAHLAAVASVQASVEDPVATHQSNFIGTLNLCEAMRTHGVRRVLFASSAAVYGNNGEGVAIDEDTPLAPLTPYAADKLASEHYLDFYRRRHGLEPAVFRFFNIFGPRQDPSSPYSGVISIFTERARAGLPITLFGDGEQTRDFVYVADLVAVLVQALLKPQVSVGAVNVGLGQSTSLLQLLAAIEGLLGSLPTITHVQARHGDIRHSRADNRRLLERYALPVPTTLAAGLQQLLAR is encoded by the coding sequence ATGTCTGATGCCCCGGTACTGATCACCGGCGGTGCCGGTTTTATTGGCTCGCATCTGGCTGACGCGTTGCTGGCGCAAGGCATTCGTGTGCGGGTACTGGATAACTTCTCCACCGGCAAGCGCACGAATCTGGCTCTGGATAATCCCGCCCTCGAGCTGGTCGAGGGTGATGTTGCCAATGCCCTCCAGGTTAGCGAGGCGGTTGCCGGTTGCCGTGCGGTGGCACACCTGGCCGCAGTCGCATCAGTGCAGGCCTCGGTAGAAGATCCGGTAGCAACCCACCAGAGCAATTTCATCGGCACGCTGAATCTCTGTGAAGCCATGCGCACGCATGGGGTCAGGCGTGTGCTGTTTGCTTCCAGCGCCGCCGTGTATGGCAACAATGGCGAGGGCGTGGCGATTGACGAGGACACACCGCTGGCGCCTTTGACGCCTTACGCTGCGGACAAGCTGGCGAGCGAGCACTATCTGGATTTTTACCGACGCCGGCATGGCCTGGAGCCTGCGGTGTTCCGGTTCTTCAACATCTTCGGCCCGCGTCAGGATCCTTCTTCGCCCTATTCCGGGGTGATCAGCATCTTTACCGAACGGGCCCGGGCCGGTCTGCCGATCACCCTGTTTGGTGATGGTGAGCAAACGCGTGACTTTGTCTATGTGGCGGATCTGGTTGCGGTGCTGGTGCAGGCGCTGCTGAAGCCGCAGGTCTCGGTCGGCGCGGTGAATGTTGGTCTGGGACAGTCCACCAGCCTGCTGCAGTTGCTGGCGGCTATCGAGGGGTTGCTGGGTAGCCTGCCGACGATTACCCATGTTCAGGCGCGGCACGGTGATATCCGCCATTCGCGGGCAGATAACCGTCGTTTGCTGGAGCGCTACGCGTTGCCGGTGCCGACCACTTTGGCCGCAGGTTTGCAGCAATTGTTGGCGCGTTGA
- a CDS encoding ABC transporter ATP-binding protein: MPSALIDLSNLGFAWPGQPELLDIPDFQLQPGESLFLKGPSGSGKTTLLGLLGGVQQPGRGRVSLLGTDLGKLSSSARDHFRVDHTGYIFQQFNLLPFLPVLENVLLPCRFSTTRAQRASKRHGSIEQAATQLLGHLGIRSELLSRRADALSIGQQQRVAAARALIGQPELVIADEPTSALDSDSREAFIQLLFAECREAGSSLLFVSHDQSLAPLFDRSVSLSELNRATPAPEL; this comes from the coding sequence ATGCCCTCAGCTCTCATTGACCTCAGCAACCTGGGCTTTGCCTGGCCCGGCCAGCCCGAACTTCTCGATATTCCGGACTTCCAGCTGCAGCCCGGAGAGAGCCTGTTTCTCAAGGGGCCAAGTGGCAGCGGAAAAACCACCCTGCTGGGTCTGCTGGGTGGCGTACAGCAACCCGGTCGTGGCCGGGTAAGCCTGCTCGGCACGGATCTGGGCAAGCTGTCATCCAGCGCGCGCGATCATTTCCGGGTCGACCATACCGGCTACATCTTTCAGCAATTCAATCTGCTGCCGTTTTTGCCGGTACTGGAAAATGTCCTGTTGCCTTGCCGTTTCTCCACTACCCGCGCGCAACGGGCCAGCAAGCGCCATGGCAGCATCGAACAGGCGGCGACCCAACTGCTCGGGCATCTGGGCATCCGCAGCGAATTGCTCAGCCGCCGTGCCGATGCCTTGTCGATAGGCCAGCAGCAACGGGTAGCTGCAGCCCGCGCACTGATCGGCCAACCGGAACTGGTGATTGCCGACGAACCCACCTCGGCGCTGGATAGTGACAGCCGTGAAGCCTTCATCCAGCTGCTGTTTGCCGAGTGCCGCGAAGCCGGCTCCAGTCTGCTGTTTGTCAGTCATGACCAGAGTCTGGCGCCCTTGTTCGACCGCAGCGTGTCGCTCAGCGAACTCAATCGCGCCACCCCTGCACCGGAGCTGTGA
- the ribH gene encoding 6,7-dimethyl-8-ribityllumazine synthase, which yields MTLKTIEGTFIAPKGKFALVVGRFNSFVVESLVSGAVDALVRHGVSESDITIIRAPGAFEIPLVAQKVAQRSEFAAIIALGAVIRGGTPHFEYVAGECTKGLAQVSMQFGVPVAFGVLTVDSIEQAIERSGTKAGNKGAEAALSALEMVSLLSELEAK from the coding sequence ATGACCCTGAAGACCATCGAAGGTACCTTCATCGCCCCCAAGGGAAAATTTGCCCTGGTGGTCGGCCGTTTCAACAGCTTTGTCGTCGAAAGCCTGGTCAGTGGCGCAGTTGATGCGCTGGTGCGGCATGGCGTCAGCGAAAGCGACATCACCATCATCCGCGCACCGGGTGCCTTCGAGATTCCGCTGGTCGCGCAGAAGGTCGCGCAGCGCAGCGAGTTTGCCGCCATCATCGCTCTCGGTGCGGTGATCCGTGGTGGTACGCCGCATTTCGAATACGTCGCCGGTGAGTGCACCAAGGGTCTGGCCCAGGTGTCCATGCAGTTTGGCGTACCGGTAGCCTTTGGTGTGCTGACGGTCGACTCCATCGAGCAAGCCATCGAGCGTTCCGGCACCAAGGCCGGCAACAAGGGCGCAGAAGCGGCGCTGTCCGCCCTGGAAATGGTCAGCCTGCTGTCCGAGCTGGAGGCCAAGTGA
- the ribD gene encoding bifunctional diaminohydroxyphosphoribosylaminopyrimidine deaminase/5-amino-6-(5-phosphoribosylamino)uracil reductase RibD: MSQADQACMARALQLARKGLYSTHPNPRVGCVIVRDGQIVGEGWHVRAGEPHAEVHALRQAGPLARGATAYVTLEPCSHHGRTPPCADALIAAGVARVVVAMQDPNPQVAGAGLQRLAQAGIEVQVGVLEGEARSLNAGFIKRMQHGLPFVRVKLAMSLDGRTAMASGESQWITGPAARSAVQRLRAGSSVVISGADTVMADGARLTVRAEELGLDAELAALAMSRPPLRVLVDGRLRVPAAASFYQAGKALTATCAPVSAQQPLLDDGHQVLAIPGSDGHVDLHRLLSELAGRGANEVLVEAGPTLAGAFARAGLVDEYQLFMAARFLGSSARPLLDWPLQQMAEAPQLKIIEMRAVGDDWRIIAVPQIQG, from the coding sequence ATGAGCCAGGCCGATCAGGCCTGCATGGCCCGCGCACTGCAGCTGGCGCGCAAGGGGCTGTATTCCACCCATCCCAATCCGCGGGTGGGCTGTGTGATCGTGCGTGACGGACAGATTGTCGGCGAGGGCTGGCATGTGCGCGCCGGTGAGCCGCACGCCGAGGTGCATGCGTTGCGTCAGGCCGGGCCGTTGGCCCGGGGTGCAACCGCCTATGTGACGCTGGAGCCCTGCAGTCACCACGGACGTACGCCACCCTGCGCCGATGCGCTGATCGCCGCCGGTGTTGCGCGGGTGGTGGTAGCCATGCAGGACCCCAACCCGCAAGTGGCAGGCGCTGGTCTGCAGCGCCTGGCGCAGGCCGGTATCGAGGTACAGGTTGGTGTGCTGGAAGGCGAGGCGCGCAGTCTGAATGCCGGCTTTATCAAACGCATGCAGCACGGCTTGCCGTTTGTCCGGGTCAAACTGGCGATGAGCCTGGATGGCCGTACGGCCATGGCCAGCGGTGAAAGCCAGTGGATTACCGGCCCCGCTGCGCGCTCGGCGGTACAGCGCTTGCGCGCAGGCTCCAGCGTGGTCATCAGTGGTGCGGACACTGTAATGGCGGATGGGGCGCGCTTGACCGTACGTGCAGAAGAGCTGGGACTGGATGCCGAACTTGCCGCGCTGGCAATGAGTCGCCCGCCGCTCCGGGTGCTGGTCGATGGCCGTTTGCGCGTGCCGGCGGCTGCGTCTTTCTATCAGGCCGGCAAGGCGCTGACAGCAACCTGTGCGCCAGTCTCTGCGCAGCAACCCCTGCTTGACGATGGCCACCAAGTGTTGGCAATTCCCGGCAGTGATGGCCATGTCGACCTGCACCGGTTGCTCAGTGAGCTGGCCGGGCGCGGCGCCAATGAGGTGCTGGTCGAGGCCGGGCCAACGCTGGCCGGGGCCTTTGCCCGCGCCGGGCTGGTGGATGAATACCAGCTGTTCATGGCCGCCAGATTTCTCGGCAGCAGCGCCCGGCCCTTGCTGGATTGGCCGCTGCAGCAGATGGCCGAGGCGCCGCAGCTGAAAATCATTGAAATGCGCGCGGTGGGTGACGACTGGCGAATCATCGCGGTGCCGCAGATTCAGGGCTGA
- a CDS encoding ABC transporter permease has translation MYLLRLALASLNNRRFTALLTVLAIALSVCLLLAVERVRSEARSSFASTISGTDLIVGARSGSVNLLLYSVFRIGNATNNIRWSSYEWLVDNPKVKWAIPISLGDSHRGYRVMGTDSSYFEHYHYGRGQALQLAEGRPFADLFDVVLGAEVASALHYKIGDQIVLAHGVSQVSLSKHDDKPFRVSGILARTGTPVDRTLHISLGGIEALHVDWKNGAPAQGGGRISAEQARELNLQPKAITAVLLGLNSKIATFALQRQINEYSGEPLQAILPGVALQELWSLMGTAEKALFVVSLFVVLTGLIGMLTAILTSLNERRREMAILRSVGARPWHIASLLVLEAFSLACAGVLLGLLLLYLGIAASQGYVQANYGLYLPLSLPGSYEWSLLGAILAAALLMGSVPAWRAYRQSLSDGLSIRL, from the coding sequence ATGTACCTTTTGCGCCTGGCTCTGGCCAGCCTGAACAATCGCCGCTTCACCGCCCTGCTGACCGTGCTGGCCATAGCCCTGTCGGTCTGCCTGCTGCTCGCCGTGGAGCGTGTACGCAGCGAAGCGCGCAGCAGCTTTGCCAGCACCATCAGCGGCACCGACCTGATCGTCGGCGCGCGCTCGGGCTCGGTCAATCTGCTGCTCTACTCGGTATTCCGCATCGGCAATGCCACCAACAACATTCGCTGGAGCAGTTATGAATGGCTGGTGGATAACCCCAAGGTCAAATGGGCCATCCCGATCTCCCTTGGCGACTCGCACCGTGGTTACCGGGTCATGGGTACCGACAGCAGCTATTTCGAGCATTACCATTATGGCCGCGGGCAAGCATTACAGCTGGCCGAGGGCCGGCCTTTCGCGGACCTGTTTGACGTCGTGCTCGGCGCCGAGGTTGCCAGCGCACTGCATTACAAGATTGGCGACCAGATAGTACTGGCGCACGGCGTCAGCCAGGTCAGCCTGAGCAAGCATGACGACAAGCCGTTTCGCGTCAGCGGCATTCTGGCCCGCACCGGCACTCCGGTAGATCGCACGCTGCATATATCCCTGGGCGGCATCGAAGCATTGCATGTGGACTGGAAAAATGGCGCCCCCGCTCAGGGAGGCGGACGCATCAGCGCTGAGCAGGCACGCGAACTGAATCTGCAACCCAAGGCCATCACTGCCGTGTTGCTGGGCCTGAACAGCAAGATCGCCACCTTCGCCCTGCAACGGCAGATCAACGAATATAGCGGCGAACCCTTGCAGGCGATTCTCCCGGGCGTGGCCCTGCAGGAGCTCTGGAGTCTGATGGGCACCGCAGAAAAAGCGCTGTTCGTCGTATCGCTGTTTGTCGTGCTGACCGGACTGATCGGCATGCTCACGGCAATCCTCACCAGCCTCAACGAGCGCCGCCGGGAAATGGCCATCCTGCGTTCGGTGGGCGCCAGGCCCTGGCATATCGCCAGCCTGCTGGTGCTGGAAGCGTTCAGCCTGGCCTGCGCCGGTGTGCTGCTCGGCCTGTTGTTGCTGTATCTGGGCATTGCCGCCAGCCAGGGTTACGTACAAGCCAACTACGGGCTGTATCTGCCACTGAGCCTGCCCGGCAGCTATGAGTGGTCGCTGCTTGGCGCTATCCTTGCAGCCGCCCTGCTGATGGGCAGCGTGCCGGCCTGGCGCGCCTACCGGCAGTCTCTGTCCGACGGCCTGTCCATTCGCCTGTGA
- the trxA gene encoding thioredoxin, translating into MSDSPYIFDVSGSASFEQLVIENSFHKPVLVDFWAEWCAPCKALMPLLAQITESYRGELLLAKINCDIEQEIVARFGIRSLPTVVLFKNGQPVDGFSGAQPESGIRSMLQPHVAEPAPEAADPMESAQTLFSEGRFAEAEAQLKALLAEDNQHAGALILYARCLAERGELGEAETLLNAVKGDDHKQALAGARAQLTFMRQVVDLPEVALLKSRLAKNSEDDEAAYQLAIYQLARQQYETALEALLGLFVRNRNYADGLPHKTLLQVFDLLGNADPLVTLYRRKLYQALY; encoded by the coding sequence ATGAGCGACAGCCCTTATATATTTGACGTCTCCGGCAGCGCCAGTTTTGAACAACTGGTCATCGAGAATTCCTTTCACAAACCCGTGCTGGTGGATTTCTGGGCCGAGTGGTGTGCGCCCTGCAAAGCGCTGATGCCGCTGCTGGCGCAGATCACCGAGAGCTATCGCGGCGAACTGCTGCTGGCCAAGATCAACTGCGATATCGAACAGGAGATCGTCGCCCGTTTCGGCATTCGCAGCCTGCCCACCGTGGTGCTGTTCAAGAATGGCCAGCCGGTTGACGGCTTCAGCGGCGCGCAGCCGGAATCCGGCATCCGCAGCATGCTGCAACCGCACGTGGCCGAGCCTGCGCCGGAAGCGGCCGATCCGATGGAGAGCGCCCAGACGCTGTTCAGCGAAGGACGCTTTGCCGAAGCGGAGGCACAACTGAAAGCCCTGCTCGCGGAAGATAACCAACATGCCGGCGCGCTGATTCTCTATGCCCGCTGCCTGGCCGAGCGCGGCGAACTGGGCGAAGCCGAGACCCTGCTGAATGCCGTCAAGGGCGATGACCACAAGCAGGCGCTTGCCGGTGCCCGCGCACAACTGACGTTTATGCGCCAGGTCGTCGACCTGCCCGAAGTTGCCCTGCTCAAGTCACGCCTGGCAAAAAACAGCGAGGATGACGAAGCGGCTTACCAGCTGGCCATTTATCAACTGGCCCGCCAGCAGTACGAAACGGCGCTGGAAGCCTTGCTGGGTTTGTTCGTGCGCAATCGCAATTATGCCGATGGTCTGCCGCACAAAACCCTGCTGCAGGTTTTCGATCTGCTGGGTAACGCGGACCCACTGGTGACGCTATACCGGCGCAAACTCTATCAGGCGCTGTATTGA
- a CDS encoding riboflavin synthase → MFTGIIEAIGKIRALSPKGGDVRVHVETGKLDLADVKLGDSIAVNGVCLTAVALPGNGFWADVSRETLACSAFSDLKVGSRVNLEKALTPSSRLGGHLVSGHVDGVGEVVAREENARAVQFRLRAPRELAKYIALKGSITVDGTSLTVNGVNGAEFELTIVPHTLSETVMAEYQPGRKVNLEVDLLARYLERLLLGDQAAESKSAGLSESFLAAHGYMNHGSLKN, encoded by the coding sequence ATGTTCACCGGCATAATCGAGGCAATCGGCAAAATTCGTGCGCTCAGCCCCAAGGGTGGCGATGTGCGCGTGCACGTGGAAACTGGCAAGCTCGATCTTGCCGATGTAAAACTGGGCGACAGCATTGCCGTGAATGGCGTCTGTCTGACGGCGGTTGCGTTGCCGGGTAACGGTTTCTGGGCGGATGTCAGCCGCGAGACGCTAGCCTGCTCGGCGTTCAGCGATCTGAAAGTCGGCAGCCGGGTAAATCTGGAAAAAGCCCTTACCCCCAGCAGTCGTCTGGGCGGGCACCTGGTCAGCGGGCATGTCGACGGTGTTGGCGAAGTGGTGGCGCGCGAGGAAAATGCCCGCGCCGTGCAGTTTCGCCTCCGCGCCCCGCGCGAGCTGGCCAAATACATTGCGCTCAAGGGCTCGATCACCGTGGACGGCACCAGCCTGACGGTGAATGGCGTGAATGGCGCCGAATTCGAGCTGACCATCGTGCCGCACACGCTCAGCGAAACCGTCATGGCGGAGTATCAGCCGGGACGCAAGGTCAATCTGGAAGTCGATCTGCTGGCGCGTTACCTGGAGCGCCTGCTGCTCGGCGACCAGGCCGCCGAAAGCAAGTCTGCGGGCCTCAGCGAAAGCTTTCTGGCCGCCCATGGTTATATGAATCATGGCTCTCTGAAGAATTAA
- a CDS encoding class I SAM-dependent methyltransferase: MSAPPSLLQPLQLLLGDARLSVQQLPECDLQLWLIDIDNMQRAFDADETRRILAEPPYWCFCWASGLALARWIADNPQRVRGKRVLDFGSGSGVVAIAAAKAGATEVVACDLDPLALAACRANAALNQVTLGYSGDFFAEEDRFDLIIVADVLYDRANLPLLEHFPSRGREVLVADSRVRDFEHPRYSRLALLEAKTWPDLGEPAEFRRVSLYRAQR, translated from the coding sequence ATGAGCGCGCCGCCGAGCCTGCTCCAGCCCCTGCAACTGCTGCTGGGGGATGCGCGGCTTAGCGTGCAGCAACTGCCTGAATGTGATCTGCAGCTCTGGCTGATCGACATCGACAATATGCAGCGCGCCTTTGACGCGGATGAAACCCGGCGCATTCTGGCCGAGCCGCCCTATTGGTGCTTTTGTTGGGCCAGCGGCCTGGCACTGGCGCGCTGGATTGCCGACAACCCGCAGCGCGTGCGCGGCAAACGCGTACTCGATTTCGGCAGTGGTTCCGGGGTGGTGGCCATCGCCGCAGCAAAGGCCGGCGCCACCGAGGTGGTCGCCTGCGACCTTGACCCGCTGGCGCTGGCTGCCTGCCGCGCCAATGCCGCGCTGAATCAGGTAACCCTTGGTTATTCCGGCGACTTCTTTGCCGAAGAGGATCGCTTCGACCTGATCATCGTCGCCGATGTTCTGTACGACCGTGCCAACCTGCCACTGCTCGAGCACTTTCCCAGCCGCGGCCGGGAAGTGCTGGTGGCTGATTCACGGGTCAGGGACTTCGAACATCCGCGCTACTCCAGGCTCGCCCTGCTCGAGGCAAAAACCTGGCCCGACCTCGGTGAACCTGCCGAGTTTCGCCGGGTCAGTCTTTATCGTGCACAGCGCTGA
- a CDS encoding DUF3299 domain-containing protein, with amino-acid sequence MRRYLLALLFLSVTPTWAAEVRELTWSEMIPPDAPLQETSDAPIHDLSKLADVLSAESAPAATQQSPAAPVVPALNDQVVKLPGYIVPLDVTDDGKVTEFLLVPYFGACIHVPPPPSNQIVLVKYPKGVEMDALYEPFWIQGPLKVESSSSELADAGYLMTADEVYAYQQ; translated from the coding sequence ATGCGCCGCTACCTGCTTGCCCTGCTGTTTCTGAGCGTCACACCGACATGGGCGGCAGAGGTGCGTGAGCTGACCTGGAGCGAAATGATTCCGCCCGATGCTCCGCTTCAGGAAACATCAGACGCACCTATCCATGATCTGTCCAAGCTGGCGGATGTCCTTTCTGCGGAATCCGCACCTGCCGCAACACAGCAATCGCCTGCGGCGCCGGTAGTTCCGGCCTTGAACGACCAAGTGGTGAAACTTCCCGGTTATATCGTGCCGCTGGATGTGACCGATGACGGCAAGGTCACCGAGTTCCTGCTGGTTCCCTACTTTGGCGCCTGCATCCATGTACCACCACCACCCTCCAACCAGATTGTTCTGGTCAAGTACCCCAAAGGCGTCGAGATGGATGCACTTTACGAACCGTTCTGGATCCAGGGGCCGCTCAAGGTGGAAAGCTCCAGCAGTGAGCTGGCAGATGCCGGTTACCTGATGACTGCTGATGAGGTCTATGCCTACCAGCAATAG
- a CDS encoding DUF2796 domain-containing protein codes for MRKLILALPFTLLPLSLAHADDHAHEHGSLDKHEHGMSTLNLALEGNQLEIELESPAMNIVGFEHAASSDADQATVSAARAALEKPLTLFSLPAAAGCVVQATDVESPLFGHDDHDDHDDHDEMHADAKGESHSDIDAEYALTCSKPEALTTLSLAPFFQQFPGTSKVQVQLIAPSGQKGAELTPASPAMDF; via the coding sequence ATGCGCAAACTGATACTCGCCCTGCCATTTACCCTTCTGCCACTGTCCCTCGCCCACGCAGACGACCACGCGCATGAGCACGGCAGCCTCGACAAGCATGAACATGGCATGTCCACACTGAATCTGGCGCTTGAAGGCAACCAGCTGGAAATCGAACTGGAAAGCCCGGCAATGAATATCGTCGGTTTCGAACATGCCGCCAGTAGCGACGCAGACCAAGCAACAGTGTCTGCCGCACGGGCAGCACTGGAAAAACCGCTGACGTTGTTCTCCCTGCCAGCCGCAGCCGGCTGTGTGGTACAGGCGACCGATGTGGAAAGTCCGCTGTTCGGTCATGACGACCATGACGACCATGACGACCATGACGAAATGCATGCCGATGCCAAGGGCGAAAGCCACAGTGACATTGATGCAGAATACGCGCTCACCTGCAGCAAACCGGAAGCACTGACCACGCTGAGCCTTGCGCCATTCTTCCAGCAATTCCCGGGCACCAGCAAAGTGCAGGTGCAACTCATTGCGCCAAGCGGCCAGAAAGGTGCCGAACTGACTCCGGCTTCGCCAGCCATGGATTTCTGA
- a CDS encoding OmpW/AlkL family protein, whose translation MRKSYFAVSLLAAALVSPLANAYQQGDVIVRAGAATVSPNDNSSNLFNTALGNLPGDVTVDSDTQLGLTFAYMLQDHLGLELLAATPFTHEVKMKNSIGPLNGKIADVSHLPPTLSLQYYPMDPKSKLQPYAGIGVNYTNFFDEDLSSQYEALGFENLELDSSWGLAGQLGVDYLITDNVLLNAAVWYIDIDTQANMDNNTLGGTYSKTSVDVTIDPWVYMLGVGYKF comes from the coding sequence ATGCGCAAGTCGTATTTCGCTGTTTCGCTGCTCGCCGCAGCACTGGTTTCACCGCTGGCCAATGCCTACCAGCAGGGGGATGTGATTGTTCGTGCCGGTGCTGCAACTGTTAGCCCCAACGATAACAGCTCGAATCTTTTCAACACCGCACTGGGCAATCTGCCAGGCGATGTAACCGTTGACAGCGATACCCAGCTGGGCCTGACTTTCGCCTACATGCTGCAGGATCACCTCGGCCTCGAACTGCTGGCTGCCACTCCGTTCACCCATGAAGTCAAAATGAAGAACAGCATCGGCCCGCTGAATGGCAAGATTGCCGATGTTTCCCATCTGCCGCCGACCCTGTCGCTGCAGTATTACCCGATGGATCCGAAATCCAAGCTGCAGCCATACGCCGGCATTGGCGTGAACTACACCAATTTTTTCGATGAAGACCTCAGCTCGCAGTATGAAGCTCTCGGATTTGAAAACCTGGAACTTGATTCTTCCTGGGGCCTGGCAGGCCAGCTTGGCGTTGATTACCTGATTACCGACAACGTACTGCTCAACGCTGCGGTCTGGTATATCGATATCGATACACAAGCCAACATGGACAACAACACTCTCGGCGGCACATACAGCAAAACTTCTGTCGATGTCACTATCGATCCTTGGGTTTACATGCTCGGCGTGGGCTACAAGTTCTGA
- the nrdR gene encoding transcriptional regulator NrdR, whose product MHCPFCGAHDTKVIDSRLVAEGDQVRRRRECMACMERFTTFETAELVMPRLIKTDGSRQPFDEDKLRAGMQRALEKRPVSVERLEEAIVHIKHQLRATGEREIKSRVLGELVMVELQKLDEVAYIRFASVYRRFQDLNEFREEIDRLSREPSKQ is encoded by the coding sequence ATGCATTGTCCCTTCTGTGGTGCACATGACACCAAGGTTATCGACTCGAGACTGGTTGCCGAGGGTGATCAGGTGCGTCGCCGGCGTGAGTGCATGGCTTGCATGGAGCGCTTCACCACCTTCGAAACCGCCGAGCTGGTCATGCCGCGCCTGATCAAGACCGACGGCAGCCGCCAGCCCTTCGATGAAGACAAGCTGCGTGCCGGCATGCAGCGCGCGCTGGAAAAGCGTCCGGTGAGTGTCGAGCGGCTGGAAGAAGCGATCGTGCATATCAAGCACCAGCTGCGCGCCACCGGTGAGCGCGAAATCAAGTCGCGGGTGCTTGGCGAGCTGGTAATGGTCGAATTGCAGAAGCTCGATGAAGTGGCCTACATCCGCTTTGCCTCGGTGTACCGGCGCTTCCAGGATCTCAACGAGTTCCGCGAGGAAATCGACCGCCTGTCGCGCGAGCCGTCCAAGCAATGA
- the ribBA gene encoding bifunctional 3,4-dihydroxy-2-butanone-4-phosphate synthase/GTP cyclohydrolase II, translated as MALNSIKELIEDIRAGKMVILMDDEDRENEGDLIIASECVTAEHINFMAKHARGLICMPMTRERCETLKLPLMAARNGSGFGTKFTVSIEAATGVTTGISAADRARTVQAAVAREAVADDIVSPGHVFPLMAQPGGVLARAGHTEAACDLARMGGFEASGVICEIMNDDGSMARRPELEVFAAAHDLKIGTIADLIHYRLIHERTVQRVSEQQLDSELGSFNLVTYRDAVEGDVHMALTLGSICGEEPTLVRVHNMDPLRDLFMVKQPGRWSLRAAMAEVASAGSGVVLLLGNPINGPELLAHLDRQLGQDSKPATPATYSTVGAGSQILRDLGVRKMRLMSSPMKFNAISGFDLEVVEYLPAE; from the coding sequence ATGGCACTCAACAGCATCAAAGAGCTGATCGAAGATATCCGCGCCGGCAAGATGGTCATCCTGATGGATGACGAAGATCGCGAAAACGAAGGTGATCTGATCATCGCCTCGGAATGCGTGACCGCCGAGCACATCAATTTCATGGCCAAGCATGCGCGTGGGCTGATCTGCATGCCGATGACCCGCGAGCGCTGTGAAACGCTCAAGCTGCCTCTGATGGCGGCGCGCAACGGTTCCGGCTTCGGCACCAAGTTCACCGTATCCATCGAGGCGGCCACCGGTGTCACCACCGGTATCTCGGCGGCCGACCGGGCGCGCACGGTGCAGGCGGCCGTGGCCAGAGAGGCGGTTGCCGATGACATCGTCAGCCCGGGCCACGTGTTCCCGCTGATGGCCCAGCCCGGTGGGGTACTGGCCCGCGCCGGGCATACCGAGGCCGCCTGCGATCTGGCGCGCATGGGCGGTTTCGAGGCCTCCGGGGTGATCTGCGAAATCATGAATGACGACGGCAGTATGGCGCGTCGCCCCGAACTCGAAGTGTTTGCCGCTGCCCATGACCTGAAGATCGGCACCATCGCCGACCTGATCCACTACCGGCTGATCCATGAACGCACCGTGCAGCGGGTCAGTGAGCAGCAGCTGGACAGCGAACTGGGCAGCTTCAATCTGGTGACCTACCGCGATGCGGTGGAAGGTGACGTGCACATGGCGCTGACCCTCGGCAGCATCTGCGGCGAAGAGCCGACGCTGGTGCGCGTGCACAACATGGACCCGCTGCGCGACCTGTTCATGGTCAAACAGCCGGGGCGCTGGAGCCTGCGCGCGGCGATGGCGGAAGTAGCCAGTGCCGGCAGCGGCGTGGTGCTGTTGCTGGGCAATCCGATCAATGGTCCGGAATTGCTGGCGCATCTGGATCGTCAGCTGGGTCAGGACAGCAAGCCGGCAACCCCGGCGACGTACAGCACGGTGGGTGCCGGTTCACAGATATTGCGTGACCTCGGCGTGCGCAAGATGCGCCTGATGAGTTCGCCGATGAAGTTCAATGCCATATCGGGGTTTGATCTGGAGGTAGTAGAATACCTGCCCGCCGAATAG